One genomic segment of Ipomoea triloba cultivar NCNSP0323 chromosome 9, ASM357664v1 includes these proteins:
- the LOC116028476 gene encoding serine/threonine/tyrosine-protein kinase HT1-like: protein MDEEVTSWIRRTKFSHTVYHRLEAARLNSLPITVQPGRNLGTKSRPGTTVVNPMTRPTVAQIQRNPSTNKQRAASPLPEMKLSDTFKEARSNSKRFSTPHSRRRERDNGIVGKLLQKDSFEKKVNSLKSSSGSNSPLTSSPHRHFPLVKFHDKIKGRKESAWTKYFDHSGGRVTSVDSVDDCMIDLSELFLGLRFAHGAHSQLYHGKYKDEPVAVKIIRVPDDDENGNLGFRLENQFNREVTLLSRLHHQNVIKFVGACRKQPVFCIITEYLPEGCLRAFLHKLDHKSLPLQKLVVMALDIARGMEYIHSQGVIHRDLKPENILINEDFHLKIADFGIACEEAYCDPLADDPGTYRWMAPEMIKRKPYGRKVDVYGFGLILWELVTGSIPYEDMTPVQAAFAVVNKNMRPTVPVDCPPAMKALIEQCWSLHPEKRPEFPQIVKLLEQFESSLADNGTLDLVVPDSTFQDHKKGRLLHRIQKLGPTQSNTSPMPKPKFA from the exons ATGGATGAAGAGGTTACATCTTGGATTAGGAGAACAAAATTCTCTCACACTGTTTATCATAGGTTAGAAGCAGCAAGGTTGAACTCCCTTCCTATAACTGTCCAGCCAGGCAGAAATCTAGGCACAAAATCGAGACCTGGGACAACCGTTGTTAATCCTATGACTCGACCAACTGTTGCACAGATTCAGCGCAATCCTTCTACAAACAAACAGCGGGCAGCATCACCCCTCCCGGAAATGAAACTGTCTGATACCTTTAAGGAAGCTCGATCTAATTCGAAAAGGTTTTCAACTCCACACTCGCGGAGGAGGGAGCGTGATAATGGAATTGTTGGCAAGTTGCTGCAGAAGGATTCCTTTGAAAAAAAGGTGAATTCTTTAAAATCATCATCGGGTTCAAATTCTCCGTTAACTTCAAGTCCACATCGCCATTTTCCTTTGGTGAAGTTCCACGATAAAATAAAAGGACGGAAGGAATCGGCTTGGACAAAGTATTTTGATCACAGCGGGGGAAGAGTTACCTCTGTAGATTCGGTGGATGACTGTATGATTGATCTTTCTGAGCTTTTTCTCGGGCTTAGATTTGCACATGGAGCACATAGTCAACTTTACCATGGGAAATACAAGGATGAACCTGTTGCAGTGAAAATTATCCGAGTGCCAGATGATGACGAAAATGGAAATCTAGGATTTAGGTTGGAGAACCAGTTTAACAGGGAAGTTACTCTATTATCCCGCCTCCACCATCAAAATGTTATAAAG TTTGTAGGTGCGTGCAGAAAGCAGCCGGTTTTTTGCATCATCACTGAATATCTACCGGAGGGTTGTTTGAGAGCATTTCTTCACAAGCTCGATCACAAATCTCTCCCTTTACAAAAACTGGTTGTTATGGCTTTGGATATCGCAAGGGGGATGGAATACATTCATTCACAGGGCGTTATCCATAGGGATCTCAAACCGGAGAATATACTTATCAACGAGGATTTCCACCTGAAAATTGCTGATTTTGGTATAGCTTGCGAAGAGGCATATTGTGATCCTCTAGCGGATGACCCTGGTACGTATCGTTGGATGGCTCCTGAGATGATCAAGCGCAAGCCATACGGTCGGAAGGTTGATGTGTACGGATTTGGACTCATTTTATGGGAATTGGTGACCGGATCCATTCCCTACGAAGACATGACACCCGTGCAAGCTGCTTTTGCTGTGGTGAACAAG AATATGAGACCGACGGTACCTGTGGACTGCCCTCCCGCCATGAAAGCTTTGATCGAGCAATGTTGGTCTTTGCACCCTGAAAAGAGGCCCGAGTTCCCACAGATTGTGAAGTTGTTAGAGCAGTTCGAGTCCTCACTTGCAGACAACGGAACTCTAGATCTAGTAGTACCAGATTCAACGTTTCAAGATCACAAAAAGGGGCGGCTTCTCCACAGGATCCAAAAACTTGGTCCGACACAGTCAAACACCTCGCCTATGCCTAAACCGAAGTTTGCATGA
- the LOC116028475 gene encoding eukaryotic translation initiation factor 3 subunit D-like → MVGFEIGAVPFNPDGWGPPDATTGSIALPNQPSNVPFAPFSRSEKLGRIADWSRTLSNRPGPNAKLNPADSAFDFSGDDSFATLAADEDSSFRLVDTTAKSHHHGQNRPKFNPRWRFNPHHQRSQLPQRRDEEVEARKREAEKERARRDRLYNLNRSGTNAGQRRESAVFKSSVDIQPEWNMLDQIPFSTFSKLSFSVPEPEDLLICGGLEFYDRSFDRITPRSDRRLERFKNRNFFKITTTDDPVIRRLANEDKATVFATDTILSTLMCAPRSVYSWDIVVQRVGNKLFFDKRDGSQLDLLSVHETSQEPLPDVKDDINSAHSLSVEAAYINQNFSQQVLIRDGNKLTFEEPNPFAAQGEEVASVAYRYRRWKLDDDVHLVARCEVHSVVEVNNQRSFLTLNALNEFDSKYSGIDWRQKLETQRGAVLATELKNNANKLAKWTAQALLSSADMMKLGYVSRVHPRDHFNHVILAVVGYKPRDFAAQINLNTSNMWGIVKSIVDLCMKLNEGKYVLVKDPMKPQVRIYEVPPDAFENDYMEEPLPEEEQVQPPEEDAEGGEANGTTNDAEDKEASTVAA, encoded by the coding sequence ATGGTGGGATTTGAAATTGGTGCGGTGCCATTCAACCCTGATGGTTGGGGTCCTCCCGACGCGACCACCGGCTCCATAGCTCTTCCCAACCAACCGTCGAACGTGCCTTTTGCTCCTTTTTCCCGCTCTGAGAAGCTGGGCCGAATCGCCGATTGGTCTAGGACACTCTCAAACCGCCCTGGACCCAACGCCAAGCTTAACCCGGCGGACTCTGCCTTCGACTTCTCCGGCGACGATTCCTTCGCCACTCTAGCGGCCGACGAGGATTCATCCTTCCGCTTGGTGGACACCACCGCCAAGTCCCACCACCACGGCCAAAACCGCCCCAAATTCAACCCTAGGTGGCGTTTTAACCCCCACCACCAGCGCTCTCAGCTCCCTCAGCGCCGAGACGAGGAGGTGGAGGCGCGCAAGCGCGAGGCGGAGAAGGAACGCGCCCGCCGTGACCGCCTTTACAACCTCAACCGCTCCGGCACCAATGCGGGCCAACGCCGCGAGTCCGCCGTGTTTAAGTCTTCAGTTGATATCCAACCCGAGTGGAATATGCTCGACCAGATCCCCTTCTCCACATTCTCCAAGCTATCCTTCTCCGTTCCCGAACCCGAAGACCTACTCATCTGCGGCGGCCTCGAATTCTACGACCGATCTTTCGACCGCATTACTCCCAGGAGCGACCGCCGTCTCGAGAGATTTAAGAATCGGAATTTCTTTAAAATCACCACCACCGACGATCCAGTTATCCGCCGCTTGGCTAATGAGGATAAAGCTACTGTTTTTGCTACTGATACCATTTTATCGACCTTAATGTGTGCTCCTAGGTCGGTTTACTCATGGGACATAGTGGTTCAGCGGGTTGGGAATAAGCTATTCTTCGATAAACGTGATGGGTCCCAGCTGGATTTACTTTCTGTGCACGAGACTTCTCAGGAGCCTTTACCTGATGTTAAGGATGATATAAATTCAGCTCATTCCTTGAGCGTGGAGGCTGCTTATATAAACCAGAATTTCTCCCAGCAAGTCCTGATAAGGGATGGGAATAAGCTCACTTTTGAGGAGCCTAACCCCTTTGCAGCCCAAGGGGAGGAGGTGGCCTCAGTGGCCTATAGGTACAGGAGGTGGAAATTGGATGATGATGTGCATTTAGTGGCGCGATGTGAGGTGCATAGTGTGGTCGAGGTGAACAACCAGCGATCGTTCTTGACCCTGAATGCATTGAATGAATTTGATTCCAAGTACTCGGGGATAGACTGGAGACAGAAGTTGGAGACTCAGAGAGGGGCAGTGTTAGCTACTGAGTTGAAGAACAATGCTAATAAATTGGCGAAATGGACTGCGCAAGCGCTGTTGTCTAGTGCGGATATGATGAAGTTGGGGTATGTTTCCAGGGTTCATCCAAGGGATCACTTTAACCATGTGATATTGGCTGTGGTAGGGTATAAGCCGAGAGATTTTGCAGCTCAAATCAATTTGAATACGTCTAACATGTGGGGCATTGTTAAGAGTATTGTGGACTTGTGCATGAAATTGAATGAAGGTAAATATGTGCTTGTTAAGGACCCAATGAAGCCACAAGTAAGAATCTATGAGGTTCCTCCAGATGCTTTTGAGAATGACTATATGGAGGAGCCATTGCCAGAGGAGGAGCAGGTTCAGCCACCTGAAGAGGATGCGGAAGGTGGTGAAGCAAACGGGACAACTAATGATGCAGAGGACAAGGAGGCCAGCACTGTAGCGGCTTAA
- the LOC116030921 gene encoding non-classical arabinogalactan protein 30-like, with protein sequence MESKGALLLLLHISFVVLIASSFTVLALNDDILSTNNIAQPPHHTSLPPAPSPKPPHKHRNHHHKHPLAPAPSPLPPKPPTHPSPPPPPPKAPTHPSPPPPPKAPAHPSPPPPKAHTPPPPSFHHSPPPPPSPTVPKKKPIAVRGLVYCKYCKYRGIDNLYKSTPIKGAVVKLACNNTKYHLSETTTTDKNGFFLFYMPKIVSSAGYRKCKVYLVKSPLTQCSVKTNYKLGKAGAPLIPTPLKKPAPYNLYTVGPFAFEPSKKVPCPR encoded by the exons ATGGAAAGTAAGGGCGCCCTTCTACTCTTACTACACATCTCTTTTGTTGTGCTTATTGCCTCATCGTTTACAGTGCTTGCCCTAAACGATGACATTCTAAGCACTAACAACATTGCACAACCGCCTCATCACACCTCATTGCCTCCCGCTCCCTCGCCTAAACCGCCGCACAAGCACCGGAACCACCACCACAAACACCCTCTTGCGCCTGCCCCCTCACCACTTCCTCCAAAGCCTCCCACCCACCCCTCACCGCCCCCGCCGCCTCCAAAGGCACCCACTCACCCCTCACCGCCCCCTCCTCCAAAGGCTCCGGCTCACCCATCACCGCCTCCTCCCAAGGCTCACACTCCCCCTCCACCCAGCTTCCACCACtcaccaccgccaccgccatCTCCCACAGTTCCAAAGAAAAAACCCATAGCTGTCCGTGGGCTTGTTTACTGCAAATATTGCAAGTATAGGGGCATTGATAACCTCTACAAATCTACACCTATCAAAG GAGCTGTAGTGAAACTAGCATGCAACAACACAAAGTACCATCTATCTGAGACCACAACCACGGACAAGAATGGGTTCTTCTTGTTCTACATGCCAAAGATAGTGAGCAGCGCAGGCTACAGAAAGTGCAAGGTGTATTTGGTCAAATCTCCCTTGACCCAATGCAGTGTGAAGACCAACTACAAACTTGGCAAAGCCGGAGCTCCGTTGATCCCCACTCCACTGAAAAAACCAGCGCCGTATAACCTCTACACCGTCGGCCCTTTCGCATTCGAACCTTCCAAGAAGGTTCCTTGCCCACGTTAA
- the LOC116029147 gene encoding loricrin-like, with amino-acid sequence MDITSSVQFEALGGGGGLAAAALGGGGGFSAAAFGGGGGFAAAAFGGGGGFAAAAFGGGGGFAAPTFSGGGGFSAAAFGGGGGFAAPTFSGGGGFSAAAFGGGGGFAAPTFSGGGGFSAAAFGGGGGFAAPTFSGGGGFSAAAFGGGGGFAAPTFSGGGGFSAAAFGGGGGFAAPTFSGGGGFSAAAFGGGGGFAAPTFSGGGGFSAAAFGGGGGFAAPTFSGGGGFSAAAFGGGGGFAAPTFSGGGGFSAAAFGGGGGFAAPTFSGGGGFSAAAFGGGGGFAAPTFSGGGGFSAAAFGGGGGFAAPTFSGGGGFSAAAFGGGGGFAAPTFSGGGGFSAAAFGGGGGFAAPTFSGGGGFSAAAFGGGGGFAAPTFSGGGGFSAAAFGGGGGFAAPTFSGGGGFSAAAFGGGGGFAAPTFSGGGGFSAAAFGGGGGFAAPTFSGGGGFSAAAFGGGGGFAAPTFSGGGGFSAAAFGGGGGFAAPTFSGGGGFSAAAFGGGGGFAAPTFSGGGGFSAAAFGGGGGFAAPTFSGGGGFSAAAFGGGGGFAAPTFSGGGGFSAAAFGGGGGFAAAAFGGGGGFAAAAFGGGGGFAAAALGGGGGLAAANETFGGGGGLAAAALGGGGGFAAPTFSGGGGLAASALGGGGGLAPAAFGGGGGGLAPAALGGGGGFAAAGLCGGGGSGSDPRADTLRAGGGGGGLGFPTETSTTLLCCIPITLSPFSPVTTKNEDPTSTITQRLANTRKPFVPWKIPIFVCLPTLSSSLHSLT; translated from the exons ATGGATATTACATCATCAGTACAG TTTGAAGCCTTGGGTGGAGGGGGCGGTTTGGCTGCGGCGGCCTTGGGTGGAGGGGGTGGTTTTTCTGCAGCTGCCTTCGGTGGAGGGGGTGGTTTCGCTGCGGCTGCCTTCGGTGGAGGGGGTGGTTTTGCTGCGGCTGCCTTCGGTGGAGGAGGTGGTTTTGCTGCGCCTACCTTCAGTGGAGGGGGTGGTTTTTCTGCAGCTGCCTTCGGTGGAGGAGGTGGTTTTGCTGCGCCTACCTTCAGTGGAGGGGGTGGTTTTTCTGCAGCTGCCTTCGGTGGAGGAGGTGGTTTTGCTGCGCCTACCTTCAGTGGAGGGGGTGGTTTTTCTGCAGCTGCCTTCGGTGGAGGAGGTGGTTTTGCTGCGCCTACCTTCAGTGGAGGGGGTGGTTTTTCTGCAGCTGCCTTCGGTGGAGGAGGTGGTTTTGCTGCGCCTACCTTCAGTGGAGGGGGTGGTTTTTCTGCAGCTGCCTTCGGTGGAGGAGGTGGTTTTGCTGCGCCTACCTTCAGTGGAGGGGGTGGTTTTTCTGCAGCTGCCTTCGGTGGAGGAGGTGGTTTTGCTGCGCCTACCTTCAGTGGAGGGGGTGGTTTTTCTGCAGCTGCCTTCGGTGGAGGAGGTGGTTTTGCTGCGCCTACCTTCAGTGGAGGGGGTGGTTTTTCTGCAGCTGCCTTCGGTGGAGGAGGTGGTTTTGCTGCGCCTACCTTCAGTGGAGGGGGTGGTTTTTCTGCAGCTGCCTTCGGTGGAGGAGGTGGTTTTGCTGCGCCTACCTTCAGTGGAGGGGGTGGTTTTTCTGCAGCTGCCTTCGGTGGAGGAGGTGGTTTTGCTGCGCCTACCTTCAGTGGAGGGGGTGGTTTTTCTGCAGCTGCCTTCGGTGGAGGAGGTGGTTTTGCTGCGCCTACCTTCAGTGGAGGGGGTGGTTTTTCTGCAGCTGCCTTCGGTGGAGGAGGTGGTTTTGCTGCGCCTACCTTCAGTGGAGGGGGTGGTTTTTCTGCAGCTGCCTTCGGTGGAGGAGGTGGTTTTGCTGCGCCTACCTTCAGTGGAGGGGGTGGTTTTTCTGCAGCTGCCTTCGGTGGAGGAGGTGGTTTTGCTGCGCCTACCTTCAGTGGAGGGGGTGGTTTTTCTGCAGCTGCCTTCGGTGGAGGAGGTGGTTTTGCTGCGCCTACCTTCAGTGGAGGGGGTGGTTTTTCTGCAGCTGCCTTCGGTGGAGGAGGTGGTTTTGCTGCGCCTACCTTCAGTGGAGGGGGTGGTTTTTCTGCAGCTGCCTTCGGTGGAGGAGGTGGTTTTGCTGCGCCTACCTTCAGTGGAGGGGGTGGTTTTTCTGCAGCTGCCTTCGGTGGAGGAGGTGGTTTTGCTGCGCCTACCTTCAGTGGAGGGGGTGGTTTTTCTGCAGCTGCCTTCGGTGGAGGAGGTGGTTTTGCTGCGCCTACCTTCAGTGGAGGGGGTGGTTTTTCTGCAGCTGCCTTCGGTGGAGGAGGTGGTTTTGCTGCGCCTACCTTCAGTGGAGGGGGTGGTTTTTCTGCAGCTGCCTTCGGTGGAGGAGGTGGTTTTGCTGCGCCTACCTTCAGTGGAGGGGGTGGTTTTTCTGCAGCTGCCTTCGGTGGAGGAGGTGGTTTTGCTGCGCCTACCTTCAGTGGAGGGGGTGGTTTTTCTGCAGCTGCCTTCGGTGGAGGAGGTGGTTTTGCTGCGGCTGCCTTCGGTGGAGGGGGTGGTtttgctgctgctgccttcGGTGGAGGAGGTGGTTTTGCTGCGGCTGCCTTAGGTGGAGGCGGTGGTTTGGCTGCGGCCAATGAGACCTTCGGAGGAGGAGGTGGTTTGGCTGCAGCTGCCTTAGGTGGAGGAGGTGGTTTTGCTGCGCCTACCTTCAGTGGAGGGGGTGGTTTGGCTGCCTCTGCCTTGGGAGGAGGTGGTGGTTTGGCTCCGGCTGCCTTCGGTGGAGGAGGGGGCGGTTTGGCTCCGGCCGCTTTGGGTGGAGGAGGTGGTTTTGCTGCGGCTGGCTTATGTGGAGGAGGTGGTAGTGGATCCGACCCTAGGGCCGATACCTTGAGAGCAGGAGGGGGTGGAGGAGGTTTAGGCTTCCCTACGGAAACATCTACTACACTATTGTGTTGCATTCCAATTACACTCTCACCATTCTCCCCGGTTACCACTAAAAATGAAGATCCAACAAGCACAATAACCCAAAGGTTAGCCAACACCAGAAAACCCTTTGTTCCCTGGAAAATACCCATCTTTGTTTGCCTACCCACCTTATCTTCTTCACTTCACTCACTTACATAA
- the LOC116030274 gene encoding VQ motif-containing protein 4-like isoform X1: MERPQENHSAILVSSPDNRSANSSSSTVSGNGPAILSPPAAAAVQQPPQAAPVLPVTRSEPNNLYPTTFVQADTSSFKQVVQMLTGLSETAKQAALTKPEPARNPIPPIKTGPRKEKSASKLYERRNSLKNFKISPLGAGLANKPGFGGGFSGSPRFGTPEILSPSILDFPSLVLSPVTPLIPDPFNRSPHSTVSADNLNMEAEEKAIAKKGFYLHPSPANTPRDAEPRLLPLFPVTSPRVSGGVGMPNE, translated from the coding sequence ATGGAGAGACCTCAAGAGAACCATAGCGCAATTCTAGTTTCTTCCCCTGATAACCGTAGCGCCAATAGTTCGAGCAGCACCGTGAGCGGCAATGGCCCGGCGATTCTATcgccgccggcggcggcggcggttcaGCAGCCACCTCAAGCGGCGCCGGTATTGCCCGTGACCAGATCCGAACCGAATAATCTGTACCCGACTACCTTCGTCCAAGCTGACACCTCCTCCTTCAAGCAAGTAGTCCAAATGCTCACCGGGCTCTCCGAGACTGCTAAGCAGGCGGCTTTGACTAAGCCCGAACCCGCCCGGAACCCGATCCCGCCCATCAAAACCGGGCCGAGGAAGGAGAAATCCGCTTCCAAGCTGTATGAGAGGAGAAACAGTCTGAAGAATTTCAAAATCAGCCCGTTGGGTGCCGGATTAGCGAACAAACCTGGGTTTGGAGGCGGGTTCTCGGGTTCGCCCCGATTCGGAACGCCGGAGATTCTGTCGCCGAGCATACTCGATTTTCCTTCGCTGGTGCTGAGCCCGGTAACTCCACTGATACCCGACCCGTTTAACAGGTCCCCGCACAGCACGGTGAGCGCTGACAATTTGAACATGGAAGCTGAAGAGAAGGCAATAGCAAAAAAGGGGTTTTATTTGCACCCGTCCCCGGCGAACACTCCGAGGGATGCGGAGCCCCGACTCCTGCCTTTATTTCCGGTCACCTCACCTAGAGTCTCAG
- the LOC116030274 gene encoding VQ motif-containing protein 4-like isoform X3 encodes MERPQENHSAILVSSPDNRSANSSSSTVSGNGPAILSPPAAAAVQQPPQAAPVLPVTRSEPNNLYPTTFVQADTSSFKQVVQMLTGLSETAKQAALTKPEPARNPIPPIKTGPRKEKSASKLYERRNSLKNFKISPLGAGLANKPGFGGGFSGSPRFGTPEILSPSILDFPSLVLSPVTPLIPDPFNRSPHSTVSADNLNMEAEEKAIAKKGFYLHPSPANTPRDAEPRLLPLFPVTSPRVSGVGMPNE; translated from the coding sequence ATGGAGAGACCTCAAGAGAACCATAGCGCAATTCTAGTTTCTTCCCCTGATAACCGTAGCGCCAATAGTTCGAGCAGCACCGTGAGCGGCAATGGCCCGGCGATTCTATcgccgccggcggcggcggcggttcaGCAGCCACCTCAAGCGGCGCCGGTATTGCCCGTGACCAGATCCGAACCGAATAATCTGTACCCGACTACCTTCGTCCAAGCTGACACCTCCTCCTTCAAGCAAGTAGTCCAAATGCTCACCGGGCTCTCCGAGACTGCTAAGCAGGCGGCTTTGACTAAGCCCGAACCCGCCCGGAACCCGATCCCGCCCATCAAAACCGGGCCGAGGAAGGAGAAATCCGCTTCCAAGCTGTATGAGAGGAGAAACAGTCTGAAGAATTTCAAAATCAGCCCGTTGGGTGCCGGATTAGCGAACAAACCTGGGTTTGGAGGCGGGTTCTCGGGTTCGCCCCGATTCGGAACGCCGGAGATTCTGTCGCCGAGCATACTCGATTTTCCTTCGCTGGTGCTGAGCCCGGTAACTCCACTGATACCCGACCCGTTTAACAGGTCCCCGCACAGCACGGTGAGCGCTGACAATTTGAACATGGAAGCTGAAGAGAAGGCAATAGCAAAAAAGGGGTTTTATTTGCACCCGTCCCCGGCGAACACTCCGAGGGATGCGGAGCCCCGACTCCTGCCTTTATTTCCGGTCACCTCACCTAGAGTCTCAG
- the LOC116030274 gene encoding VQ motif-containing protein 4-like isoform X2: protein MERPQENHSAILVSSPDNRSANSSSSTVSGNGPAILSPPAAAAVQQPPQAAPVLPVTRSEPNNLYPTTFVQADTSSFKQVVQMLTGLSETAKQAALTKPEPARNPIPPIKTGPRKEKSASKLYERRNSLKNFKISPLGAGLANKPGFGGGFSGSPRFGTPEILSPSILDFPSLVLSPVTPLIPDPFNRSPHSTVSADNLNMEAEEKAIAKKGFYLHPSPANTPRDAEPRLLPLFPVTSPRVSGSANSIS from the coding sequence ATGGAGAGACCTCAAGAGAACCATAGCGCAATTCTAGTTTCTTCCCCTGATAACCGTAGCGCCAATAGTTCGAGCAGCACCGTGAGCGGCAATGGCCCGGCGATTCTATcgccgccggcggcggcggcggttcaGCAGCCACCTCAAGCGGCGCCGGTATTGCCCGTGACCAGATCCGAACCGAATAATCTGTACCCGACTACCTTCGTCCAAGCTGACACCTCCTCCTTCAAGCAAGTAGTCCAAATGCTCACCGGGCTCTCCGAGACTGCTAAGCAGGCGGCTTTGACTAAGCCCGAACCCGCCCGGAACCCGATCCCGCCCATCAAAACCGGGCCGAGGAAGGAGAAATCCGCTTCCAAGCTGTATGAGAGGAGAAACAGTCTGAAGAATTTCAAAATCAGCCCGTTGGGTGCCGGATTAGCGAACAAACCTGGGTTTGGAGGCGGGTTCTCGGGTTCGCCCCGATTCGGAACGCCGGAGATTCTGTCGCCGAGCATACTCGATTTTCCTTCGCTGGTGCTGAGCCCGGTAACTCCACTGATACCCGACCCGTTTAACAGGTCCCCGCACAGCACGGTGAGCGCTGACAATTTGAACATGGAAGCTGAAGAGAAGGCAATAGCAAAAAAGGGGTTTTATTTGCACCCGTCCCCGGCGAACACTCCGAGGGATGCGGAGCCCCGACTCCTGCCTTTATTTCCGGTCACCTCACCTAGAGTCTCAGGTTCTGCCAATTCTATTTCTTAA